One Triticum dicoccoides isolate Atlit2015 ecotype Zavitan chromosome 5B, WEW_v2.0, whole genome shotgun sequence genomic window carries:
- the LOC119307449 gene encoding CBL-interacting protein kinase 4-like, giving the protein MNGKSKKSKGTPLLGKYELGRLLGRGTFAKVYFAHPVTGGEPVAVKVIDKAEVMGMEGMAPRVLREVVAMRRLRHPGVLRLHEVLATRSRIYLVMELAPRGDLQSMLAALPNRRFSEKAARRVFVQLTAALAHCHARGVTHRDVKPQNVLLDSAGNLKVSDFGLSALPDTLRDDGRLHTACGTPAYAAPEVLRHTSYDGAKADAWSCGVMLFVLLAGRLPFDDANIPDMCRKAHRRDYEVPPWVSPPARRLVHRLLDPNPATRVSVEALAATHPWFVKRSLSLDSQLDGLLDGQPERALAFRAPAVNAFDIISMSQGLDLSGLFGGSKSREKRFMTTASPEQTLEQLSRASGKLGYVVVGKKGVGCQRRPPGRPAISVGISELVPPLMLVEMRLEMDDGDGEVQVFGWDQLRVELGDVVRAWHSCEDLQQVQ; this is encoded by the coding sequence ATGAACGGCAAGAGCAAGAAGAGCAAGGGCACGCCATTGCTGGGCAAGTACGAGCTCGGGCGACTGCTCGGCCGCGGCACGTTCGCCAAGGTGTACTTCGCGCACCCGGTCACTGGCGGTGAGCCAGTGGCAGTGAAGGTGATCGACAAGGCGGAGGTGATGGGCATGGAGGGCATGGCGCCTCGCGTGCTCCGGGAGGTGGTGGCCATGCGCCGGCTTCGCCACCCGGGCGTGCTCCGCCTCCACGAGGTGCTCGCCACGCGCTCCAGGATCTATCTCGTCATGGAGCTAGCCCCCCGTGGCGACCTCCAGTCCATGCTCGCCGCTCTACCAAACCGCCGCTTTTCGGAGAAGGCCGCGCGGCGCGTGTTCGTCCAGCTCACGGCGGCGCTTGCCCACTGCCACGCGCGCGGTGTGACGCACCGCGACGTCAAGCCGCAAAACGTCCTCCTCGACAGCGCCGGCAACCTTAAGGTGTCCGACTTCGGCCTATCGGCGCTCCCAGACACGCTTCGGGACGACGGCCGCCTCCACACCGCCTGCGGCACGCCGGCCTATGCCGCGCCGGAGGTGCTCCGCCACACATCATACGACGGCGCCAAGGCCGACGCGTGGTCCTGTGGCGTCATGCTCTTCGTCCTCCTCGCCGGACGCCTGCCCTTCGACGACGCGAACATCCCCGATATGTGCCGAAAGGCGCACCGCCGTGACTACGAGGTCCCGCCGTGGGTGTCCCCGCCGGCGCGCCGCCTGGTGCACCGCCTGCTCGACCCGAACCCGGCGACCCGCGTCTCCGTGGAGGCTCTGGCGGCGACGCACCCATGGTTCGTCAAGCGCTCCCTCAGCCTCGACTCGCAGCTCGACGGCCTCCTCGACGGCCAGCCAGAGCGCGCGCTGGCGTTCCGGGCGCCGGCGGTGAACGCATTCGACATCATATCCATGTCGCAAGGGCTCGACCTGTCCGGGCTGTTCGGCGGGAGCAAGAGCAGGGAGAAGCGGTTCATGACGACAGCGTCGCCGGAGCAGACGCTGGAGCAGCTCAGCCGGGCGAGCGGGAAGCTCGGGTACGTCGTGGTGGGGAAGAAAGGAGTGGGGTGCCAGCGCCGTCCTCCAGGGAGGCCGGCAATATCAGTGGGGATTTCGGAGCTGGTGCCGCCACTAATGCTCGTCGAGATGCGGCTGGAGatggacgacggcgacggcgaggttcAAGTGTTTGGTTGGGATCAGTTGAGGGTGGAGCTAGGGGATGTAGTAAGGGCTTGGCATAGCTGTGAAGATTTGCAACAAGTTCAGTAA